One genomic segment of Sphingorhabdus sp. M41 includes these proteins:
- the nadB gene encoding L-aspartate oxidase — MYQLNHDVIIVGSGAAGLSAAITLARTHKVLVLAKGELTGGSTAWAQGGIAAVLDAGDTFDNHINDTMVAGAGLNRRETVEFVVENAPAAIERLEDMGVPFNKEAEVLHLTREGGHSHRRIVHVDDATGWAVQEALQNTAAAHPNITLRPHMVAIDLIVDRHAETPTGAKNVWGVYALNNANGRVETLTSRATIMASGGAGRTYLFSTAPRGATGDGIAMAWRAGARVSNMEMMQFHPTCLYNLEVKNFLITEAVRGEGGHLKLPADAGDEAGERYMQRFDPERMELAPRDIVARANDHEIKRLGLDYVDLDISHRDPEFVKAHFPNIYEKLIGLGIDMTKGPIPVVPAQHYTCGGILIDLAGRTDLPGLYAAGEASESGLHGANRLASNSLLECFVFGDAAARDISEHWEDMPEPPAIRPWDESRVTDSDEEVVIKQTWTEIRRFMWNYVGIVRTTKRLERAQHRIDLLRGEVQEYYGNFRVTQDLIELRNLIEVADLIVKSALARKESRGLHYITDYPDLLDEAVDTVLVP, encoded by the coding sequence CCGGACTGAGCGCAGCAATCACCCTGGCCCGTACCCACAAGGTACTGGTGCTGGCCAAGGGCGAACTGACCGGCGGCTCCACCGCATGGGCGCAAGGCGGGATCGCCGCCGTGCTCGATGCCGGTGACACGTTCGACAATCATATCAACGACACGATGGTCGCTGGGGCGGGCCTCAACCGCCGCGAAACCGTCGAATTTGTCGTGGAAAACGCACCAGCCGCGATTGAACGGCTGGAGGATATGGGCGTACCCTTCAACAAGGAGGCGGAAGTTCTGCACCTCACCCGCGAGGGTGGACATAGTCACCGGCGCATCGTCCATGTCGATGATGCCACCGGCTGGGCGGTGCAAGAGGCGTTGCAGAATACTGCTGCGGCTCATCCGAATATCACGCTCAGACCGCATATGGTGGCGATCGACCTGATCGTAGACCGCCATGCGGAAACCCCGACGGGGGCAAAGAATGTCTGGGGTGTCTACGCGCTCAACAATGCAAATGGCCGTGTCGAGACCCTGACTTCGCGCGCGACGATCATGGCCAGCGGCGGCGCTGGCCGGACCTATCTGTTCTCGACCGCCCCCCGCGGCGCGACCGGCGACGGCATCGCCATGGCCTGGCGCGCCGGCGCACGGGTTTCCAATATGGAGATGATGCAGTTCCACCCGACCTGCCTTTACAATCTCGAGGTCAAGAATTTCCTGATCACCGAAGCGGTGCGCGGCGAAGGCGGGCATCTGAAACTGCCAGCCGATGCAGGCGACGAGGCAGGCGAGCGCTATATGCAGCGCTTTGATCCGGAACGGATGGAACTGGCCCCGCGCGATATTGTCGCGCGCGCCAATGACCACGAGATCAAGCGGCTCGGGCTGGACTATGTCGATCTCGACATCTCGCACCGCGATCCGGAATTTGTGAAAGCCCATTTCCCGAATATTTATGAAAAGCTGATCGGACTGGGCATCGACATGACCAAGGGACCGATCCCGGTGGTGCCGGCGCAGCATTATACCTGCGGCGGAATCCTGATCGATCTCGCGGGTCGCACCGACCTGCCCGGTCTCTATGCGGCGGGTGAAGCGAGCGAGAGCGGCTTGCACGGTGCCAACCGGCTGGCCTCCAACAGCCTGCTCGAATGTTTCGTCTTCGGCGATGCCGCCGCCCGGGATATTTCCGAACATTGGGAAGACATGCCCGAGCCGCCTGCGATCCGCCCCTGGGATGAAAGCCGCGTCACCGACAGCGACGAAGAAGTCGTCATCAAGCAGACCTGGACCGAAATCCGCCGCTTCATGTGGAATTATGTCGGCATCGTCCGCACCACCAAACGCCTCGAACGCGCCCAGCACCGGATCGACCTGCTGCGCGGAGAAGTGCAGGAATATTACGGCAATTTCCGCGTGACCCAGGATCTGATCGAACTGCGTAATCTGATCGAGGTCGCGGACCTGATCGTGAAGTCAGCGCTGGCGCGGAAGGAAAGCCGGGGACTGCATTATATTACCGATTATCCGGATTTGTTGGATGAGGCGGTGGATACGGTATTGGTGCCTTAA
- a CDS encoding DUF4279 domain-containing protein, whose amino-acid sequence MGTVSETSVGLRFFGDDLNPDEITIKLGCEATIGVQKGGTWLTAKGATKIARTGSWRRHTPRLSPGDLDRQIELLLSQMSDDLGIWNDLTSRFQADIFTGLFLKDQNEGISLSPLTLVAIGSRGLKLDLDIYSSERE is encoded by the coding sequence ATGGGTACCGTTTCTGAAACGTCCGTAGGCCTCCGCTTTTTCGGAGATGATTTGAATCCGGATGAAATAACTATTAAGCTTGGGTGTGAAGCTACTATCGGAGTCCAGAAGGGTGGCACTTGGCTCACAGCAAAGGGAGCGACGAAGATTGCCAGAACCGGATCTTGGCGGAGGCACACACCTCGGCTTTCGCCAGGTGATTTAGACAGACAAATTGAATTATTGCTGAGTCAAATGTCGGACGACCTCGGCATTTGGAACGATTTAACAAGTCGCTTTCAGGCTGACATCTTCACGGGACTGTTCCTCAAGGATCAAAATGAAGGTATCAGTTTAAGCCCTCTTACGCTGGTAGCCATAGGATCTCGCGGCCTAAAGCTAGATCTCGACATATATAGTTCCGAAAGGGAATAG
- a CDS encoding GIY-YIG nuclease family protein, with translation MTKAGYVYLMANRRRGKTYLGVTSHLVQRAYQHRTKLIEGYSKEHDCTLLVWFEAHDDIQEARAREWKLKKWRREWKIALIEEQNPEWRDLFDDIA, from the coding sequence ATGACCAAAGCCGGCTACGTCTATCTCATGGCCAACCGGCGACGCGGAAAAACCTATCTCGGCGTCACCAGCCATCTCGTCCAGCGCGCCTATCAGCATCGCACCAAGCTGATCGAGGGATATTCAAAGGAGCATGACTGTACCTTGCTGGTCTGGTTTGAAGCCCATGATGATATCCAGGAAGCAAGAGCCAGAGAATGGAAACTCAAGAAATGGCGCAGGGAATGGAAAATAGCTTTGATTGAAGAGCAAAATCCAGAGTGGCGCGATCTATTCGACGATATCGCCTAG
- a CDS encoding acylase — protein MKTLKRVGIGLLIIAVLMAIGLSVWEPLSVDQPGPPPESSYEARIVRDEFGVPHIFGKTDADVAYGVAYAHSEDDFSTLQEVTAMTRGRMATLNGAESAPIDYIAALLDVRGTVNRKYDDLPQDVRALLDGYASGLNAYAGDHPEQVKLTKLFPVNGQDIAAGFVLRSPFFFGLNNPIEALVQNQDLPREGGPRLSDEQAKPSIHPLSPDKIVDEKTVTPVGPDPDENGSNAYAIAPELSPEGKTRLISNSHQPLRGNVAWYELVVHSEQGWDFAGANFPGSPFPFLGHNKYLGWTNTVNRPDLVDVYKLTLNDKKDAYRFDGQWKPLEKKRVWLKIKFGPFVIPYPQIAYRSIHGPVIMNDSGAYALRYAGIDELDMLTQYYRINKATSFDEWQAAMAGQGVPATNFIYADAKGNIGMYYNAMFPDRPEGYDWRTILPGDTSNTLWQGTLPFTRVPALVNPASGYVMNANNTPYIAAGPGDELKPDNFSSLLGVENDETNRSRRSIALLEKANADGKITDAELWAVKYDTGYEKAGYAKNWLDRIAALNLKDSAKLLKAQQLLAQWDWNLDGKGAADALALMVLRPANKSHYNRGKMPDPRQILEETVDHLTQYFGKIDPPMKNVLRMRQGTVDLPVDGGNDTIRASTLWDVDEDGRLSVRHGDSFIMFMEWAKDGKVHSRSIQPFGAATTRPGSPHYTDQMQLFVDKKLKPVWFDPADLEKHKTSDRVVRMN, from the coding sequence GTGAAAACACTTAAGCGCGTGGGCATTGGGCTGCTCATCATTGCGGTACTGATGGCCATTGGCCTCTCGGTCTGGGAGCCTCTGAGTGTTGACCAGCCCGGTCCGCCGCCGGAATCTTCCTACGAAGCCCGTATCGTCCGCGATGAATTCGGTGTTCCGCATATTTTCGGCAAGACAGACGCCGATGTTGCCTATGGCGTGGCATATGCCCACTCCGAAGATGATTTTTCGACGCTGCAGGAAGTGACCGCAATGACGCGAGGCCGGATGGCGACGCTCAATGGCGCAGAAAGCGCGCCAATCGACTATATCGCCGCGTTACTGGACGTGCGTGGTACGGTGAACCGCAAATATGATGACCTGCCGCAGGATGTTCGTGCCCTGCTCGACGGCTATGCGTCCGGTCTCAATGCCTATGCCGGAGACCATCCCGAACAAGTCAAGCTGACGAAATTATTCCCTGTCAATGGACAGGATATTGCCGCCGGCTTCGTATTGCGTTCGCCATTTTTTTTCGGGCTGAACAACCCGATCGAAGCGCTGGTGCAGAATCAGGATCTGCCGCGTGAAGGCGGTCCGCGCCTGTCCGATGAGCAGGCAAAGCCATCCATCCATCCGCTCAGTCCGGATAAAATCGTTGATGAAAAGACGGTCACGCCGGTCGGTCCAGACCCGGATGAAAATGGTTCCAACGCCTATGCGATCGCGCCGGAACTTTCTCCCGAGGGCAAGACCCGCCTGATCTCCAATTCCCACCAGCCCTTGCGCGGCAATGTCGCCTGGTACGAGCTGGTCGTGCACAGCGAGCAGGGCTGGGACTTTGCCGGAGCCAATTTCCCGGGATCGCCGTTCCCGTTTCTCGGGCACAATAAATACCTCGGCTGGACCAACACGGTCAACCGCCCCGATCTTGTTGACGTCTACAAGCTGACGCTGAACGACAAGAAGGATGCCTACCGCTTTGATGGTCAATGGAAGCCGCTCGAAAAGAAGCGTGTCTGGCTCAAAATCAAATTCGGTCCCTTTGTCATTCCCTATCCGCAGATTGCCTATCGTTCGATCCACGGGCCGGTGATCATGAACGACAGCGGTGCCTATGCGCTTCGCTATGCCGGTATCGACGAGCTCGACATGCTGACCCAATATTACCGGATCAACAAGGCGACCAGTTTCGACGAATGGCAGGCGGCGATGGCGGGGCAGGGGGTTCCGGCAACCAATTTCATCTATGCCGACGCCAAGGGCAATATCGGAATGTATTATAACGCGATGTTCCCCGACCGGCCCGAGGGCTATGACTGGCGCACGATATTGCCCGGCGATACGTCCAATACGCTCTGGCAAGGAACCTTGCCGTTCACCCGCGTGCCTGCGCTAGTCAATCCGGCTTCCGGCTATGTCATGAATGCCAACAACACGCCCTATATTGCAGCGGGGCCGGGCGACGAGCTCAAGCCGGACAATTTCTCTTCGCTGCTCGGCGTTGAGAATGACGAAACCAACCGCTCGCGCCGGTCGATTGCCTTGCTGGAAAAGGCCAATGCCGACGGCAAGATCACCGATGCCGAATTGTGGGCCGTTAAATATGACACCGGCTACGAGAAAGCGGGTTACGCGAAAAACTGGCTCGACAGGATTGCCGCACTCAACCTGAAGGACAGCGCGAAACTGCTGAAGGCGCAGCAATTGCTGGCCCAGTGGGACTGGAATCTCGACGGCAAGGGCGCCGCAGACGCGCTCGCCCTGATGGTGCTGCGTCCGGCGAACAAGTCGCATTACAACCGCGGCAAAATGCCCGATCCGCGGCAGATACTGGAAGAAACGGTTGACCATCTGACCCAATATTTCGGCAAGATCGATCCGCCGATGAAGAATGTGCTGCGGATGCGGCAGGGCACGGTCGATCTGCCGGTCGATGGCGGCAATGACACGATCCGCGCTTCGACCCTTTGGGATGTCGACGAGGACGGGCGGCTATCGGTGCGCCACGGCGACAGTTTCATCATGTTCATGGAATGGGCGAAGGACGGCAAGGTCCACTCCCGCTCGATCCAGCCTTTCGGCGCCGCAACCACGCGACCGGGGTCACCGCATTATACCGACCAGATGCAGCTGTTTGTCGACAAGAAGCTGAAGCCGGTGTGGTTTGATCCGGCGGATCTGGAGAAGCACAAGACGAGTGATCGGGTTGTGCGGATGAACTGA
- the clpB gene encoding ATP-dependent chaperone ClpB: protein MNLEKFTDRAKGFLQSAQTVAIRMSHQQITAAHLAKALLEDDQGMSAGLIAKAGGDAKKAHQEIDAVLAKIPAVSGGGAQQTPGLNNDAVRVLDQAEQIAEKAGDSYVTVERLLLALLLSKDSAAGKALQSSGVTAEALNKAINELRGGRSADTASAEDAYEAMKKYTRDLTQAARDGKLDPVIGRDEEIRRTIQILARRTKNNPVLIGEPGVGKTAIAEGMALRIANGDVPDSLKDRRLMSLDMGSLIAGAKYRGEFEERLKSVLDEVRGAEGEIILFIDEMHTLVGAGASEGSMDASNLLKPALARGELHCIGATTLNEYQKYVEKDAALQRRFQPVFIGEPTVEDTISILRGLKEKYELHHGVRITDGAIVSAATLSNRYISDRFLPDKAIDLMDEAASRIRMEVESKPEEIENLDRRIIQLKIEREALSKESDDASKGRLETLEKELAELEQHSAELTTRWQGEKDKIHAEAHLKEQLDHARLELEQAERAGDLAKAGELSYGTIPNLEKALEEAAGATEGAMLREEVMSEDIAAVVSKWTGIPVDKMLEGEREKLLAMEEIIGKRVIGQKDAVAAVSAAVRRSRAGLQDPNRPLGSFLFLGPTGVGKTELTKALAGFLFDDDQAMVRIDMSEFMEKHSVSRLIGAPPGYVGYDEGGVLTEAVRRRPYQVILFDEVEKAHGDVFNVLLQVLDDGRLTDGQGRVVDFSNTLIILTSNLGSQYMASMKEGESVKDVEPQVMEVVRAHFRPEFLNRLDEIILFHRLAEEHMAPIVDIQVLRVQKLLKDRKIELDLTDAARRWLGRVGYDPVYGARPLKRAIQKYLQDPLADLILRGDVPDNSTVKIDEGDGGLKMEPVATLAA, encoded by the coding sequence ATGAACCTTGAGAAATTCACTGACCGCGCCAAGGGCTTTTTGCAATCCGCCCAGACCGTCGCAATCCGGATGAGTCACCAGCAAATTACCGCGGCGCATCTCGCCAAGGCCTTGCTCGAAGACGATCAGGGCATGTCAGCGGGTCTGATCGCCAAGGCGGGCGGCGATGCCAAAAAGGCGCATCAGGAAATTGATGCGGTACTGGCCAAGATTCCGGCTGTGTCCGGTGGCGGAGCGCAGCAGACGCCGGGGCTCAACAATGATGCGGTTCGAGTGCTTGATCAGGCGGAACAGATCGCGGAGAAGGCAGGAGACAGCTATGTCACGGTCGAGCGGTTGTTGCTCGCGCTGCTATTGTCCAAGGATAGCGCCGCAGGCAAAGCGTTGCAGTCCTCTGGCGTGACCGCCGAAGCGCTGAACAAAGCGATCAACGAATTGCGCGGCGGCCGCTCGGCGGATACCGCCTCGGCCGAGGACGCCTATGAAGCGATGAAAAAATATACCCGCGACCTGACCCAGGCCGCGCGTGACGGCAAGCTTGATCCGGTCATTGGCCGCGACGAGGAAATCCGCCGCACGATCCAGATATTGGCGCGCCGGACCAAGAATAATCCGGTGCTGATCGGCGAACCCGGCGTCGGCAAGACCGCCATCGCCGAAGGCATGGCGCTGCGCATTGCCAATGGCGATGTGCCGGACAGCCTGAAGGATCGAAGACTGATGTCCCTCGACATGGGCTCGCTGATTGCCGGCGCCAAATATCGCGGCGAATTTGAAGAGCGGTTGAAGAGCGTGCTCGATGAAGTGCGTGGCGCGGAAGGCGAGATCATCCTGTTTATTGACGAGATGCACACATTGGTCGGTGCTGGCGCGTCGGAAGGCTCGATGGATGCCTCCAACCTGCTCAAGCCGGCGCTCGCACGCGGCGAACTGCATTGCATCGGCGCCACGACCCTCAACGAATATCAGAAATATGTCGAAAAGGACGCTGCGCTGCAGCGGCGGTTTCAGCCGGTGTTCATCGGCGAGCCTACGGTCGAAGACACGATTTCGATCCTGCGCGGGCTCAAGGAAAAATATGAACTGCATCATGGCGTACGGATTACCGATGGCGCTATTGTCAGTGCTGCCACACTGTCGAACCGTTATATTTCAGACCGTTTCCTGCCCGACAAGGCCATCGACCTGATGGACGAAGCGGCTTCCCGCATCCGTATGGAAGTCGAATCCAAGCCGGAAGAAATCGAAAATCTTGACCGGCGGATCATCCAGCTGAAAATCGAGCGCGAGGCGCTTTCCAAGGAGAGCGATGACGCCTCCAAGGGGCGTCTTGAAACGCTCGAGAAGGAACTGGCCGAACTCGAGCAGCATAGCGCCGAACTGACCACGCGCTGGCAGGGCGAGAAAGACAAGATCCATGCCGAGGCCCATCTCAAGGAGCAGCTGGATCACGCCCGGCTCGAATTGGAACAGGCCGAACGGGCCGGTGATCTCGCCAAGGCCGGCGAGTTGAGCTACGGAACCATTCCCAATCTCGAAAAAGCACTGGAAGAAGCCGCTGGCGCGACGGAAGGGGCGATGCTGCGCGAAGAAGTCATGTCCGAAGATATTGCTGCCGTGGTCTCGAAATGGACCGGCATTCCGGTCGACAAGATGCTCGAAGGCGAGCGCGAGAAGCTGCTGGCGATGGAAGAAATCATCGGCAAGCGGGTGATTGGCCAGAAGGATGCAGTCGCGGCGGTATCCGCCGCGGTCCGCCGCAGCCGAGCCGGCCTGCAGGATCCCAATCGTCCGCTGGGCAGCTTCCTGTTTCTCGGCCCCACCGGCGTCGGCAAGACCGAGCTTACCAAGGCGCTGGCCGGATTCCTGTTCGATGACGATCAGGCAATGGTCCGCATCGACATGTCCGAATTCATGGAGAAACACAGCGTCTCCCGCCTGATCGGCGCTCCTCCGGGCTATGTCGGCTATGATGAAGGTGGCGTGCTGACCGAAGCGGTGCGCCGGCGTCCTTATCAGGTGATCCTGTTTGACGAGGTAGAAAAGGCGCATGGCGATGTGTTCAACGTATTACTGCAGGTTCTCGACGACGGTCGCCTGACCGACGGTCAGGGCCGGGTTGTGGATTTCTCCAACACGCTGATCATCCTGACCTCCAACCTCGGTAGCCAATATATGGCGAGCATGAAGGAAGGCGAATCCGTCAAGGATGTAGAGCCACAGGTGATGGAAGTGGTCCGGGCGCATTTCCGGCCGGAATTCCTGAACAGGCTGGATGAAATCATCCTGTTCCACCGGCTTGCCGAAGAGCATATGGCGCCGATTGTCGATATTCAGGTTCTGCGGGTGCAGAAATTGCTCAAGGACCGGAAGATCGAACTCGACCTCACCGATGCCGCAAGGCGCTGGCTGGGACGGGTTGGCTATGATCCGGTCTATGGTGCACGGCCGCTGAAACGCGCAATCCAGAAATATCTTCAGGATCCACTGGCAGACCTGATCCTGCGCGGTGACGTGCCGGACAACAGTACGGTCAAGATTGACGAAGGCGACGGCGGGCTGAAGATGGAGCCGGTGGCAACCCTCGCAGCTTAG
- a CDS encoding TonB-dependent receptor domain-containing protein — translation MRKFSNLKASVAPMVLGLAMVSTPAFAQDQEAAEADQSVIVVTGSRISNPNLELSSPVGVVTSEELELRQTNTAEQFLRELPSAIPSTGSAVNNGNGGSSFVNLRGIGSQRNLVLLDGRRFVPADTTGRVDLNSIPLAVIERTDVLTGGATTTYGADAISGVVNFITKRDFAGVEMNVSEQITEEGDGNVFRTDLTIGANFDDGRGNVVLSVGYQDQDAVYQGDRSFGEFNISSFSGEAGGSSNAIPAVIIGPIPGGFGQIAPDGQTVLSGVFDRPFNFNPFNIFQTPFERFNIFSSARYEINENVELYSQAVFSKQTVKTIIAPGGSFFNNYDINLNNPTIPVGIANQFCAGLGLTAAQCTAGINTPFGPTLAGGATNPDFVNVNTQVRRRSIEAGTRDSIYASTLFNMVVGARGAITDNISYDVSGTYGESERIQTQTGFFRRSRLDDALYVLPNGECISGNDGCAPINLFGLEGNLGSQAAIDYVGGLTQQVITSTSIATVSGSITGDLGFGLAETPIQFAVGGEYRSFTATRKSDDATKTPGAVVGAGGAAPDIDGQYDVYDAFGEVSIPVFEGESFAESLTIDLGARYSDYSSAGTEFTWKAGGSWEVIPGLTFRGNYQRSSRAPNIGELFTPVSTGLSNLGSDPCAGPTAPTGNLLAACLSQVPAGSTGAAAIQAGTLLQPAAGQINVTTGGNPNLGTETAKTWTVGVAFQPDAIPGLALTVDYFNIDVTEAISSPTVGDAKDACFDNPSVANPFCSPAFISRNPATGGLDGDPATTRGLILQQTNSGAIATDGIDVSLRYNTDLSDMIGLSLSFDGTWTNKNKFQASPTGLDRDCVGFYSVNCLSPQSEFAFSQRTSMTFDEDYTLSLRWRYLSGLQYEPTQNNAEIAAALADPTGCPDPLGADTGGCVVNPEFTTIPAEHYFDLSFQWDVSENVLFTLTAQNLLDNKPKLVGSDIGSTSYNSGNVYPSSYDALGRRYGASVKFTF, via the coding sequence ATGAGAAAATTTTCAAACCTAAAGGCATCTGTTGCACCTATGGTGCTCGGACTCGCTATGGTTTCTACGCCTGCCTTCGCGCAAGATCAGGAAGCCGCTGAAGCGGATCAAAGTGTTATCGTTGTTACCGGTTCGCGTATCAGCAACCCTAACCTGGAGCTTTCAAGCCCGGTTGGCGTTGTAACTTCCGAAGAACTGGAACTGCGTCAGACCAACACCGCTGAACAATTCCTTCGTGAGCTGCCATCGGCAATTCCATCAACCGGCTCTGCCGTAAACAACGGCAACGGCGGTTCGTCCTTCGTTAACCTTCGCGGTATCGGTTCGCAGCGTAACCTGGTTCTTCTCGACGGACGTCGCTTCGTTCCTGCCGACACAACCGGCCGCGTCGATCTTAACAGCATCCCATTGGCTGTTATCGAGCGTACCGATGTTCTGACCGGTGGTGCTACGACCACTTATGGTGCGGACGCAATCTCCGGCGTTGTTAACTTCATCACCAAGCGCGACTTTGCTGGCGTTGAGATGAATGTTTCGGAGCAAATCACCGAAGAAGGCGACGGCAATGTTTTCCGTACCGACCTGACCATTGGTGCTAATTTCGACGACGGACGCGGTAACGTTGTACTGAGCGTTGGTTATCAGGATCAGGACGCTGTATATCAGGGCGATCGTTCTTTTGGTGAATTTAACATCAGTTCGTTCTCTGGCGAAGCTGGCGGTTCTTCCAATGCCATCCCAGCTGTTATCATTGGCCCCATCCCAGGCGGCTTCGGTCAGATTGCTCCAGACGGACAGACCGTTCTGAGCGGTGTTTTTGATCGTCCATTCAACTTCAACCCGTTCAACATCTTCCAGACGCCATTTGAACGGTTCAACATTTTCAGCTCCGCTCGTTATGAAATCAACGAAAATGTTGAGCTTTACTCTCAGGCTGTCTTCTCCAAGCAGACGGTTAAAACGATCATCGCTCCCGGTGGCTCGTTCTTCAACAACTATGACATCAACCTGAACAACCCAACCATTCCGGTCGGTATCGCCAATCAGTTCTGTGCGGGTCTCGGTTTGACTGCAGCTCAGTGTACCGCTGGCATCAACACGCCATTCGGTCCAACCTTGGCTGGTGGTGCAACGAACCCTGACTTTGTTAATGTCAACACTCAGGTTCGTCGTCGTTCGATCGAAGCAGGTACGCGTGACTCGATCTATGCTTCGACCCTGTTCAACATGGTCGTAGGTGCTCGTGGCGCGATCACCGACAACATTAGCTATGATGTTTCGGGTACTTATGGCGAAAGCGAACGCATCCAGACCCAGACCGGCTTCTTCCGTCGTTCGCGTCTTGATGATGCACTTTATGTTCTTCCGAACGGGGAATGTATTTCGGGCAATGACGGATGTGCGCCGATCAACCTCTTTGGTCTGGAAGGCAACCTCGGTTCGCAGGCAGCCATCGACTATGTGGGTGGACTGACTCAACAGGTTATCACCAGCACGTCGATCGCAACCGTAAGCGGTTCGATTACCGGTGATCTCGGCTTCGGCTTGGCTGAAACCCCGATCCAGTTTGCTGTTGGTGGCGAATATCGTAGTTTCACTGCGACCCGGAAATCGGATGATGCCACGAAAACTCCAGGTGCCGTTGTCGGTGCTGGTGGTGCCGCTCCTGACATCGACGGCCAGTATGATGTGTATGACGCCTTTGGCGAAGTAAGCATTCCGGTGTTCGAAGGTGAATCTTTCGCAGAAAGCCTGACCATTGACCTCGGTGCCCGTTATTCCGATTATTCTTCTGCGGGTACGGAATTCACTTGGAAAGCTGGTGGTAGCTGGGAAGTCATTCCTGGACTGACCTTCCGTGGTAACTATCAGCGTTCATCGCGCGCACCGAATATCGGTGAATTGTTCACGCCAGTTTCGACCGGCTTGAGCAACTTGGGTTCCGATCCTTGCGCAGGTCCAACGGCTCCAACTGGCAACTTGCTTGCCGCTTGTTTGTCGCAGGTCCCTGCTGGAAGCACCGGTGCTGCCGCAATTCAGGCAGGTACGTTGCTTCAGCCAGCTGCTGGCCAGATCAACGTCACCACTGGCGGTAACCCAAATCTGGGAACGGAAACCGCTAAAACCTGGACTGTCGGTGTGGCGTTCCAGCCAGATGCGATCCCAGGGCTTGCTCTGACCGTGGACTACTTCAACATCGACGTCACGGAAGCAATCTCGTCGCCAACCGTTGGTGATGCTAAAGATGCTTGTTTTGACAATCCATCGGTTGCGAATCCATTCTGCTCACCGGCGTTCATTTCGCGTAACCCGGCAACAGGCGGTCTTGACGGCGATCCGGCCACCACAAGGGGCTTGATCTTGCAACAGACCAACTCGGGCGCGATTGCGACTGACGGTATCGATGTAAGCTTGCGGTACAACACGGACCTGAGCGATATGATCGGCCTGAGCCTGTCCTTCGACGGTACCTGGACGAACAAGAACAAGTTCCAGGCTTCACCAACGGGGCTGGATCGGGATTGCGTTGGCTTCTACTCGGTTAACTGTCTCTCGCCTCAGTCGGAATTCGCGTTTTCTCAGCGTACATCGATGACATTTGACGAAGATTACACGTTGTCATTGCGCTGGCGCTATCTGAGTGGTCTCCAGTATGAGCCTACCCAGAATAATGCAGAAATCGCGGCTGCTCTTGCTGATCCAACTGGTTGCCCTGATCCACTTGGTGCGGATACCGGTGGTTGCGTTGTAAACCCTGAGTTCACAACCATCCCGGCTGAACATTATTTCGATCTGTCATTCCAGTGGGATGTTAGTGAAAATGTACTGTTCACGCTGACAGCGCAGAACTTGCTGGACAACAAGCCGAAGCTGGTTGGTTCGGACATCGGTTCGACATCGTACAACTCCGGTAACGTCTATCCATCGTCTTATGACGCTCTGGGCCGTCGTTATGGTGCGAGCGTGAAATTCACTTTCTGA
- a CDS encoding M23 family metallopeptidase has translation MIGRFRTVLALLAISAAAAPAAIVYAKTAGTGDTEQSAFREAIKFGFSGEAIQGGVMIGDAPAGTRSLSFDGEPVPFDEDGKFIIAFNRDAGQAANIIATLDNGETVRKFINIAPRNWKIEHVSINRRATTRSAAFLARRGPELAQINAARSVTSDSKGWRETFIWPAKGRISGQFGSQRIYNGDPGSYHSGVDIAAPAGTYYVAPADGVVTLAASSPFTLEGNLLMIDHGMGLNSAFLHGSEILVKEGQQVKRGEPIGRIGATGSATGPHLHWSMKWNAARIDPILLTGPMD, from the coding sequence ATGATCGGACGGTTTAGAACCGTTCTGGCCCTTTTAGCCATCTCCGCTGCCGCTGCACCAGCGGCCATCGTCTATGCCAAAACCGCCGGAACCGGTGACACCGAACAGTCAGCCTTCCGCGAAGCGATAAAATTCGGCTTCAGCGGCGAAGCGATACAGGGCGGCGTGATGATCGGCGACGCGCCCGCAGGAACCCGCAGCCTGTCTTTTGACGGCGAGCCGGTCCCGTTCGACGAGGATGGCAAGTTCATCATCGCCTTCAACCGCGACGCCGGACAGGCCGCCAACATTATCGCAACGCTCGACAATGGCGAGACCGTCCGCAAATTCATCAACATTGCTCCCCGTAACTGGAAGATCGAGCATGTCAGCATCAACCGCCGGGCGACCACCCGCAGCGCCGCCTTCCTCGCGCGCCGTGGTCCCGAGCTCGCCCAGATCAACGCCGCGCGCTCGGTCACCAGCGACAGCAAGGGCTGGCGTGAAACCTTCATCTGGCCTGCAAAGGGCCGTATCTCCGGCCAGTTCGGATCGCAGCGCATCTATAATGGCGATCCCGGTAGCTATCACAGCGGCGTCGATATCGCTGCGCCCGCCGGCACCTATTATGTCGCCCCCGCCGATGGCGTGGTAACGCTGGCAGCATCCAGCCCGTTCACGCTCGAGGGCAATCTGCTGATGATCGACCATGGCATGGGCCTCAACAGCGCCTTTCTGCACGGCTCAGAGATATTGGTCAAAGAGGGACAGCAAGTCAAACGCGGCGAACCCATTGGCCGGATCGGCGCAACCGGCAGCGCCACCGGCCCGCATCTGCACTGGTCGATGAAATGGAACGCAGCCCGGATTGACCCGATCCTGCTGACCGGACCGATGGATTGA